One segment of Candidatus Tiamatella incendiivivens DNA contains the following:
- a CDS encoding ABC transporter ATP-binding protein/permease, translating to MGIAIDRYIVPGKYAGLPFIASLYLIALVLQWVFTTIQTYYVEKFGQGVLEELRARIHEKILMANMDFFKDKKTGDLVSRIINDTGMVNDVLVSGLLGGIGSTLSLIGIIGAMLYLDVKLTLVVLLSVPIMVFVAKYFGGKIRTAYRQTRREIARISSVVEEGVSGIETVKAFGREKKVEEEFKEASKGAVRAYIRVAFYMGLFWPLMNISSLLSIVLVLAYGGYLAYTGAISVGIVVAFIQYTQRFRGPINEVVSMYDSLQSALAALERIYEIIDDRNMEVYEGVKIERLDGRVRFENVWFWYEEGKPVLKHVNIDIHPGATIALVGKTGAGKTTIANLIMRFYDPKQGRILYDSLDGRGIDRQSLRARISYVPQETYLFPGSIMENIKIAKPGSSDEEVVTVCKQLGIHEFIERLPKGYETPAGEAGKLLSVGEKQLISIARAMLKNPDIVILDEALSSVDPKTESLVQHAILRLMEGRTSIIIAHRLTITRFADRILVLDDGEIVEEGSFQDLLVKKGKFHELYTSQMTVKVIARS from the coding sequence GGGAAATACGCCGGATTGCCCTTCATAGCATCTCTATACCTTATCGCACTCGTGTTACAATGGGTTTTCACAACAATACAAACATATTACGTGGAGAAGTTCGGGCAGGGTGTTCTAGAGGAGTTAAGGGCTAGGATTCATGAGAAGATACTTATGGCAAACATGGACTTCTTCAAGGACAAGAAGACTGGTGATCTAGTATCTAGAATAATCAACGATACAGGCATGGTGAACGATGTACTAGTCTCTGGTTTGCTAGGGGGAATAGGTAGTACTCTCAGCCTGATAGGTATTATAGGTGCAATGCTCTACCTAGACGTAAAACTCACTCTTGTAGTCCTGCTAAGCGTCCCGATAATGGTTTTCGTAGCCAAATACTTTGGAGGGAAAATTAGAACAGCATACAGGCAGACTAGGAGGGAAATAGCACGTATAAGTAGCGTCGTGGAGGAAGGGGTCTCGGGTATAGAAACTGTTAAAGCTTTCGGCAGGGAGAAGAAGGTGGAAGAAGAATTTAAGGAAGCAAGCAAGGGAGCAGTAAGAGCATATATCCGTGTAGCATTCTATATGGGATTGTTCTGGCCGCTAATGAACATATCATCACTACTATCAATAGTGCTGGTTTTAGCATATGGAGGCTACCTAGCATACACTGGAGCTATAAGCGTTGGAATAGTTGTTGCATTCATCCAATACACTCAAAGGTTTAGGGGGCCTATAAACGAAGTTGTAAGCATGTATGATAGCTTGCAATCGGCTTTAGCTGCTCTCGAGAGGATATATGAGATCATAGATGATCGGAATATGGAAGTCTATGAAGGCGTGAAAATAGAGAGGCTAGATGGCCGTGTAAGATTTGAAAACGTATGGTTCTGGTATGAAGAAGGGAAACCTGTGCTCAAACATGTTAACATAGACATACATCCGGGTGCAACAATAGCCCTCGTAGGAAAAACAGGGGCAGGTAAAACAACAATAGCCAACTTAATCATGAGATTCTATGACCCCAAACAAGGTAGAATACTATACGACAGCCTTGACGGGAGAGGTATCGATAGGCAATCACTAAGAGCGAGGATAAGCTATGTTCCACAAGAAACTTACCTATTCCCAGGCAGCATAATGGAGAATATAAAAATAGCAAAGCCTGGGTCAAGTGATGAGGAAGTGGTCACTGTTTGTAAACAGCTTGGAATACATGAATTCATAGAACGGTTACCTAAAGGATATGAAACGCCCGCAGGAGAGGCTGGTAAACTCTTGAGCGTGGGAGAGAAACAGCTAATATCCATTGCTAGAGCTATGCTCAAGAACCCGGATATAGTCATCCTTGATGAGGCACTAAGCAGTGTCGACCCTAAAACCGAGTCACTAGTACAGCATGCTATATTAAGACTGATGGAGGGGAGAACGAGTATTATAATAGCCCATAGACTCACTATAACAAGGTTCGCTGATAGGATTCTAGTCTTGGATGACGGAGAAATAGTAGAGGAGGGAAGCTTCCAAGATCTACTAGTGAAGAAAGGTAAGTTCCATGAACTATATACGTCTCAAATGACAGTGAAAGTTATAGCCCGTAGCTAG
- a CDS encoding nitroreductase family protein — protein sequence MWNNFLLKIATSRKSTRKYSSEPVSLDNILYAIQVALQAPSGANRQPWRFILVMDGELKHELREISEEWERKFHDSRALPRWFKEWLHERNISWQKPFLEEAPILIVVLTDRKAPYGRESTWLAIGYLLLALEERGLASLTYTPSNPHVIARRLGVPDNYTLEAIIPVGKSGEAAEKEPRLKPSDAVYLDKWGGKLGSINHKFT from the coding sequence ATGTGGAATAATTTTCTTTTAAAAATTGCTACGAGTAGGAAGAGCACTAGAAAATACAGCAGTGAGCCAGTATCACTAGACAATATCCTATATGCTATACAGGTAGCATTACAGGCTCCTTCTGGTGCGAACAGGCAGCCTTGGAGGTTCATATTAGTAATGGACGGGGAATTGAAGCATGAGCTGAGGGAGATTAGTGAGGAATGGGAGAGAAAGTTTCATGATAGCCGGGCTCTACCAAGATGGTTTAAGGAGTGGTTGCATGAGAGAAATATAAGTTGGCAGAAGCCTTTCCTCGAGGAGGCGCCTATACTCATAGTTGTCCTTACAGATAGGAAAGCGCCCTATGGGCGTGAAAGCACTTGGCTAGCCATAGGGTATCTCCTCTTAGCTCTAGAGGAAAGAGGGTTAGCATCGCTGACATACACTCCATCTAACCCTCATGTTATTGCCAGACGCCTCGGTGTACCTGACAATTACACGTTAGAGGCGATCATACCTGTAGGTAAGAGCGGAGAAGCCGCGGAGAAGGAGCCGCGGTTGAAGCCATCTGATGCAGTATACTTGGATAAATGGGGAGGCAAATTAGGATCTATCAATCACAAATTCACCTGA
- a CDS encoding TldD/PmbA family protein yields MTWNYLEDIADKLSSTLKEEVDEYLLIIGESKKRMFKLANGEASVTQSWDNIEIGLYIARKNGRMLLTSLATTSPEGAVDNIVSLLDSMEPSSMYAPLPDASGEDYSLTDPVIVQYLEGARELDLTSDLGLRGIGNSAGMAEISYTKTVLANSNDDFLRGKKTKFDGYIRVFKGDRSGQWSWTSPKYNGGKQARQAVSTAKDLADECSKLPMTKIEPGEYRVLLSPMIAGNLVRELVRAASAGMIVFGMSFVNPGMIGNKLFSDMLTIKDEPRNPKLPGFSFFDDEGISTVDKSIVEKGVLKTILHNSKTAKLMQTKTTGNAGIIMPRPFNLQVEPGDLSISELLETLGNGLYITNNWYTRYQNYPEGIFSTVSRDAVFQVKNGKPKGCLNRVRIADKMTDLFNSIEALGKEAWPLEWWEIKPPAIIPHILVGKAGVSLPEI; encoded by the coding sequence GTGACTTGGAATTACCTAGAGGATATAGCAGATAAACTCTCTTCCACGTTGAAAGAAGAGGTCGACGAATACCTTCTCATTATAGGGGAGTCCAAGAAAAGAATGTTTAAGCTAGCTAACGGCGAAGCCAGCGTTACTCAGTCATGGGATAATATAGAGATAGGTTTATACATAGCTAGAAAGAATGGTAGAATGCTGCTAACTAGTTTAGCTACAACTTCTCCGGAAGGTGCAGTAGATAATATAGTCAGTCTCCTAGATAGTATGGAGCCCTCATCTATGTATGCCCCCTTACCTGACGCCAGTGGAGAAGATTATAGTCTGACTGACCCTGTCATAGTACAATACTTGGAGGGAGCGAGAGAGCTTGACTTAACTTCGGATCTCGGCTTAAGGGGAATAGGAAATTCTGCTGGAATGGCTGAGATCAGCTATACAAAGACTGTTCTAGCAAACAGTAACGATGACTTCCTTAGAGGTAAGAAAACCAAGTTCGATGGCTACATTAGAGTGTTTAAAGGAGACAGAAGCGGACAGTGGAGTTGGACGTCACCGAAGTATAATGGTGGAAAACAGGCTAGGCAGGCTGTCAGTACTGCCAAAGATCTCGCGGATGAATGCTCAAAGCTACCCATGACTAAGATTGAACCTGGAGAGTATAGGGTTCTACTTTCCCCGATGATTGCAGGTAACCTTGTACGCGAGCTTGTTAGAGCAGCTAGTGCTGGAATGATAGTTTTTGGTATGAGCTTCGTTAACCCTGGGATGATCGGTAACAAACTCTTCAGCGATATGTTAACAATAAAGGATGAACCGCGAAACCCCAAGCTACCTGGTTTCAGCTTCTTCGACGATGAGGGCATCTCTACAGTGGATAAGAGTATTGTAGAGAAAGGAGTCCTCAAAACAATACTCCATAACTCTAAGACGGCTAAACTAATGCAAACCAAGACAACGGGGAATGCAGGTATAATAATGCCAAGACCATTCAATCTACAAGTTGAACCGGGAGATCTATCTATCAGTGAACTATTAGAGACACTAGGTAATGGCTTATATATTACAAACAACTGGTATACAAGATACCAGAATTATCCTGAGGGTATATTCTCAACAGTATCCAGAGACGCTGTCTTCCAGGTAAAGAATGGGAAGCCGAAAGGATGCCTCAACCGTGTACGTATAGCTGATAAAATGACAGACCTATTCAACAGCATCGAGGCTCTAGGAAAAGAGGCTTGGCCCCTGGAATGGTGGGAAATAAAGCCTCCCGCAATCATACCTCACATTCTAGTGGGGAAGGCAGGTGTTTCTCTTCCCGAAATTTAA
- a CDS encoding TldD/PmbA family protein: protein MSVESFDPDILEVLVSKATSNGAGYAEARFHSLYGNQIGLMNGRVYTSGYEEQVGVAVRVIVNGGLGFASTDKLDRDTLLKMVDTALSNARISSGIIKHNIEIDDSRLGSTKYDVYEKKPLESLNLVDKLGEVKERADAADLSLEGIQLKSFMLFYNELAERKIIVTSDGGYVEANIPRAYVHYNLTASNGSENRNRYSVIAWTGGFEGLDRESLTDNLEDDMRSLGIALTKAKPSPKGKMDVVLGPELSGIAVHESIGHPSEADRILGREAAQAGLSYWRDYSIGDRIGSDVATVVDDPTIPGAFGFYLYDDEAVPARPRHLLYKGLINEMLQNRETGRLFGSKSNGAARARDFKSEPIIRMANTYFAPGDYSFNELIEDVNHGIYIEKYMEWNIDDYRWGARYVGLEAYVIENGHLREPVKDPILEITSPAFYSSVDAVGDDLKLYPGFCGKGEPIQGVPVTMGGPHIRLREVVVK, encoded by the coding sequence TTGTCTGTAGAATCATTTGACCCTGATATCCTCGAAGTACTAGTATCCAAGGCTACTAGTAATGGGGCTGGTTACGCGGAAGCCAGATTCCACTCCTTGTATGGAAATCAAATAGGTTTAATGAATGGAAGAGTATACACCTCGGGATACGAGGAGCAAGTCGGAGTAGCTGTAAGAGTAATAGTCAACGGAGGCCTTGGTTTCGCCTCTACTGACAAGCTTGATCGAGATACTCTCTTAAAGATGGTGGATACTGCACTATCTAACGCTAGGATATCATCTGGAATCATCAAGCATAATATTGAGATTGATGATTCAAGGCTAGGGAGCACTAAGTATGATGTATATGAGAAGAAGCCGCTGGAATCCCTTAACCTTGTAGACAAGCTCGGCGAAGTTAAGGAGAGGGCTGATGCTGCGGACTTAAGTCTAGAAGGTATTCAGCTTAAATCGTTTATGCTATTCTACAATGAACTAGCTGAGAGGAAAATTATCGTTACAAGCGATGGAGGATATGTTGAGGCAAACATACCTAGAGCATATGTCCACTACAACCTCACTGCATCTAATGGATCGGAGAACAGGAACAGGTACAGCGTTATTGCTTGGACAGGTGGTTTCGAGGGGTTAGATAGGGAGAGTTTAACTGACAACCTTGAGGATGATATGAGGAGTTTAGGGATAGCCCTAACAAAAGCTAAACCGTCACCTAAGGGTAAGATGGACGTAGTGCTTGGACCTGAACTCTCCGGTATAGCTGTACATGAATCTATAGGGCATCCTAGTGAGGCTGATAGGATACTCGGCAGAGAAGCTGCACAGGCAGGTCTGAGTTATTGGAGGGATTACAGTATAGGAGACCGTATAGGTAGCGATGTGGCGACAGTAGTTGACGATCCTACTATACCAGGAGCATTCGGATTCTACTTATATGATGACGAGGCTGTACCGGCTAGGCCTAGGCATCTACTGTATAAGGGTTTGATTAACGAGATGCTTCAAAACAGAGAGACGGGAAGGCTATTCGGTTCGAAGAGTAATGGAGCAGCTAGAGCTAGGGACTTTAAGTCAGAGCCCATTATTAGGATGGCTAACACATACTTTGCACCTGGCGACTATAGTTTTAACGAGTTAATTGAAGATGTAAACCATGGCATTTACATTGAGAAATATATGGAATGGAATATAGATGATTACAGGTGGGGAGCTAGATACGTCGGCTTAGAGGCTTATGTTATCGAGAACGGCCATCTACGTGAACCTGTGAAGGATCCCATTCTAGAAATTACGAGTCCAGCTTTCTATAGTAGTGTTGATGCAGTTGGCGATGATTTGAAGCTGTATCCAGGTTTCTGCGGTAAAGGTGAACCTATCCAAGGGGTTCCAGTGACGATGGGAGGACCCCACATTAGACTTAGGGAGGTGGTTGTAAAGTGA